In the Nerophis ophidion isolate RoL-2023_Sa linkage group LG01, RoL_Noph_v1.0, whole genome shotgun sequence genome, one interval contains:
- the LOC133562339 gene encoding histidine-rich protein PFHRP-II-like has translation MARMARMAQMAHMAHMAHMAHMEHMEHMAHMEHMAHMAHMAHMAHMAHMTHMEHMEHMAHMAHMAHMAHMAHMAHMAHMAHMAHMAHMGHMEHMGHMAHMARMACMARMACMAHMDRMACMAHMDHMACMAHMDHMACMAHMDHMAHMAHVEHVEHAAHVAHMEHMAHMAHMANMAHMAHMAHMAHIAHIAHIAHMAYMAHMAHMAHNTWPTWHT, from the coding sequence ATGGCCCGCATGGCACGCATGGCACAAATGGCCCACATGGCACACATGGCCCACATGGCCCACATGGAACACATGGAACACATGGCCCACATGGAACACATGGCCCACATGGCACACATGGCCCACATGGCCCACATGGCCCACATGACACACATGGAACACATGGAACACATGGCACACATGGCCCACATGGCACACATGGCCCACATGGCCCACATGGCCCACATGGCACACATGGCACACATGGCACACATGGCCCACATGGGCCACATGGAACACATGGGCCACATGGCACACATGGCCCGCATGGCATGCATGGCCCGCATGGCATGCATGGCCCACATGGACCGCATGGCATGCATGGCCCACATGGACCACATGGCATGCATGGCCCACATGGACCACATGGCATGCATGGCCCACATGGACCACATGGCACACATGGCCCACGTGGAACATGTGGAACACGCGGCCCACGTGGCACACATGGAACACATGGCACACATGGCCCACATGGCAAACATGGCCCACATGGCCCACATGGCCCACATGGCCCACATAGCCCACATAGCCCATATAGCCCACATGGCATACATGGCACACATGGCACACATGGCACACAACACGTGGCCCACATGGCACACATAG